A window of the Scleropages formosus chromosome 21, fSclFor1.1, whole genome shotgun sequence genome harbors these coding sequences:
- the septin5a gene encoding septin 5a isoform X3, whose product MSTNVRFKSRLMKSEDGGEEKQYVGFATLPNQVHRKSVKKGFDFTLMVAGESGLGKSTLVNSLFLTDLYKDRKLLNAEERINQTVEIIKHTVDIEEKGVKLKLTIVDTPGFGDAVNNNECWKPITDYIDQQFEQYFRDESGLNRKNIQDNRVHCCLYFIPPFGHGLRPVDVEFMKALHEKVNVVPLIAKADCLMPVEVKKLKDRIREEIDKFGIKVYQFPDCDSDEDDEFKQQDKELKESTPFAVIGSNTVVEAKGQRVRGRLYPWGIVEVENQSHCDFVKLRNMLIRTHMHDLKDVTCDVHYENYRAQCIQQMTSKLTQENRMDSPIPILPLPTPDVETEKLIKMKDEELKRMQEMIQKMQQQMHEQD is encoded by the exons AGGATGGTGGAGAG GAGAAGCAGTACGTGGGCTTCGCCACCCTCCCCAACCAGGTGCACAGGAAGTCGGTGAAGAAGGGCTTCGATTTCACCCTCATGGTGGCAG GGGAATCCGGCCTGGGGAAGTCCACTCTTGTGAACAGCCTGTTCCTCACGGACCTCTACAAGGATAGAAAGCTCCTGAACGCTGAGG AGCGCATCAACCAAACAGTGGAGATCATCAAACACACGGTGGACATTGAGGAGAAGGGTGTGAAGCTAAAACTGACCATCGTGGACACGCCCGGCTTTGGGGATGCCGTCAACAACAACGAGTG CTGGAAGCCGATCACCGACTACATCGACCAGCAGTTTGAACAGTACTTCCGCGACGAGAGCGGCCTCAACCGGAAGAACATCCAGGACAACCGTGTGCATTGCTGTCTCTACTTCATCCCACCATTCGGACACGG GCTGCGGCCGGTCGACGTGGAGTTCATGAAGGCCCTGCACGAGAAGGTCAACGTGGTGCCGCTCATTGCGAAGGCGGACTGCCTGATGCCTGTCGAAGTGAAAAAGCTCAAGGACAGG ATACGAGAAGAGATTGACAAATTTGGGATTAAGGTCTACCAGTTCCCTGACTGTGACTCCGATGAAGATGACGAGTTTAAGCAGCAGGACAAAGAGCTGAAG GAAAGCACGCCGTTCGCTGTGATCGGGAGCAACACAGTGGTTGAGGCCAAAGGACAGCGTGTGCGAGGGCGTCTTTACCCCTGGGGCATCGTGGAAG TGGAGAACCAGTCCCACTGCGACTTTGTAAAGCTGCGCAACATGCTGATCCGAACACATATGCACGACCTGAAGGACGTCACATGTGATGTCCACTATGAGAACTACAGGGCACAGTGCATACAGCAGATGACCAG CAAACTAACCCAGGAGAATCGCATGGACAGCCCCATCCCCATTTTGCCCCTGCCAACCCCAGATGTCGAGACGGAGAAGCTGATCAAGATGAAAGATGAGGAG
- the septin5a gene encoding septin 5a isoform X2, protein MDAIILQEKLVERLLSPRMRSARVKEKQYVGFATLPNQVHRKSVKKGFDFTLMVAGESGLGKSTLVNSLFLTDLYKDRKLLNAEERINQTVEIIKHTVDIEEKGVKLKLTIVDTPGFGDAVNNNECWKPITDYIDQQFEQYFRDESGLNRKNIQDNRVHCCLYFIPPFGHGLRPVDVEFMKALHEKVNVVPLIAKADCLMPVEVKKLKDRIREEIDKFGIKVYQFPDCDSDEDDEFKQQDKELKESTPFAVIGSNTVVEAKGQRVRGRLYPWGIVEVENQSHCDFVKLRNMLIRTHMHDLKDVTCDVHYENYRAQCIQQMTSKLTQENRMDSPIPILPLPTPDVETEKLIKMKDEELKRMQEMIQKMQQQMHEQD, encoded by the exons ATGGATGCCATCATACTGCAGGAGAAGCTGGTCGAGCGTCTCCTGTCTCCCAGAATGAGGTCGGCCAGAGTGAAG GAGAAGCAGTACGTGGGCTTCGCCACCCTCCCCAACCAGGTGCACAGGAAGTCGGTGAAGAAGGGCTTCGATTTCACCCTCATGGTGGCAG GGGAATCCGGCCTGGGGAAGTCCACTCTTGTGAACAGCCTGTTCCTCACGGACCTCTACAAGGATAGAAAGCTCCTGAACGCTGAGG AGCGCATCAACCAAACAGTGGAGATCATCAAACACACGGTGGACATTGAGGAGAAGGGTGTGAAGCTAAAACTGACCATCGTGGACACGCCCGGCTTTGGGGATGCCGTCAACAACAACGAGTG CTGGAAGCCGATCACCGACTACATCGACCAGCAGTTTGAACAGTACTTCCGCGACGAGAGCGGCCTCAACCGGAAGAACATCCAGGACAACCGTGTGCATTGCTGTCTCTACTTCATCCCACCATTCGGACACGG GCTGCGGCCGGTCGACGTGGAGTTCATGAAGGCCCTGCACGAGAAGGTCAACGTGGTGCCGCTCATTGCGAAGGCGGACTGCCTGATGCCTGTCGAAGTGAAAAAGCTCAAGGACAGG ATACGAGAAGAGATTGACAAATTTGGGATTAAGGTCTACCAGTTCCCTGACTGTGACTCCGATGAAGATGACGAGTTTAAGCAGCAGGACAAAGAGCTGAAG GAAAGCACGCCGTTCGCTGTGATCGGGAGCAACACAGTGGTTGAGGCCAAAGGACAGCGTGTGCGAGGGCGTCTTTACCCCTGGGGCATCGTGGAAG TGGAGAACCAGTCCCACTGCGACTTTGTAAAGCTGCGCAACATGCTGATCCGAACACATATGCACGACCTGAAGGACGTCACATGTGATGTCCACTATGAGAACTACAGGGCACAGTGCATACAGCAGATGACCAG CAAACTAACCCAGGAGAATCGCATGGACAGCCCCATCCCCATTTTGCCCCTGCCAACCCCAGATGTCGAGACGGAGAAGCTGATCAAGATGAAAGATGAGGAG
- the septin5a gene encoding septin 5a isoform X1: protein MTRGLTREFLPCVLGSIRTDPNFARSGRIGTRAQDSLRSGRSVASPCAVPAVRLRSALDRLCRPTGASLCPQEKQYVGFATLPNQVHRKSVKKGFDFTLMVAGESGLGKSTLVNSLFLTDLYKDRKLLNAEERINQTVEIIKHTVDIEEKGVKLKLTIVDTPGFGDAVNNNECWKPITDYIDQQFEQYFRDESGLNRKNIQDNRVHCCLYFIPPFGHGLRPVDVEFMKALHEKVNVVPLIAKADCLMPVEVKKLKDRIREEIDKFGIKVYQFPDCDSDEDDEFKQQDKELKESTPFAVIGSNTVVEAKGQRVRGRLYPWGIVEVENQSHCDFVKLRNMLIRTHMHDLKDVTCDVHYENYRAQCIQQMTSKLTQENRMDSPIPILPLPTPDVETEKLIKMKDEELKRMQEMIQKMQQQMHEQD from the exons ATGACTCGTGGCTTGACTCGAGAGTTCTTGCCGTGTGTCCTCGGCTCCATCCGGACCGATCCCAACTTTGCTCGCTCCGGAAGAATCGGGACCCGAGCGCAGGATTCATTAAGGTCGGGTCGCTCCGTGGCGTCGCCGTGTGCCGTCCCCGCCGTACGGCTCCGTTCGGCTCTGGACCGACTCTGTCGTCCCACCGGTGCCTCTCTGTGTCCGCAGGAGAAGCAGTACGTGGGCTTCGCCACCCTCCCCAACCAGGTGCACAGGAAGTCGGTGAAGAAGGGCTTCGATTTCACCCTCATGGTGGCAG GGGAATCCGGCCTGGGGAAGTCCACTCTTGTGAACAGCCTGTTCCTCACGGACCTCTACAAGGATAGAAAGCTCCTGAACGCTGAGG AGCGCATCAACCAAACAGTGGAGATCATCAAACACACGGTGGACATTGAGGAGAAGGGTGTGAAGCTAAAACTGACCATCGTGGACACGCCCGGCTTTGGGGATGCCGTCAACAACAACGAGTG CTGGAAGCCGATCACCGACTACATCGACCAGCAGTTTGAACAGTACTTCCGCGACGAGAGCGGCCTCAACCGGAAGAACATCCAGGACAACCGTGTGCATTGCTGTCTCTACTTCATCCCACCATTCGGACACGG GCTGCGGCCGGTCGACGTGGAGTTCATGAAGGCCCTGCACGAGAAGGTCAACGTGGTGCCGCTCATTGCGAAGGCGGACTGCCTGATGCCTGTCGAAGTGAAAAAGCTCAAGGACAGG ATACGAGAAGAGATTGACAAATTTGGGATTAAGGTCTACCAGTTCCCTGACTGTGACTCCGATGAAGATGACGAGTTTAAGCAGCAGGACAAAGAGCTGAAG GAAAGCACGCCGTTCGCTGTGATCGGGAGCAACACAGTGGTTGAGGCCAAAGGACAGCGTGTGCGAGGGCGTCTTTACCCCTGGGGCATCGTGGAAG TGGAGAACCAGTCCCACTGCGACTTTGTAAAGCTGCGCAACATGCTGATCCGAACACATATGCACGACCTGAAGGACGTCACATGTGATGTCCACTATGAGAACTACAGGGCACAGTGCATACAGCAGATGACCAG CAAACTAACCCAGGAGAATCGCATGGACAGCCCCATCCCCATTTTGCCCCTGCCAACCCCAGATGTCGAGACGGAGAAGCTGATCAAGATGAAAGATGAGGAG
- the septin5a gene encoding septin 5a isoform X4: MTRGLTREFLPCVLGSIRTDPNFARSGRIGTRAQDSLRSGRSVASPCAVPAVRLRSALDRLCRPTGASLCPQEKQYVGFATLPNQVHRKSVKKGFDFTLMVAGESGLGKSTLVNSLFLTDLYKDRKLLNAEERINQTVEIIKHTVDIEEKGVKLKLTIVDTPGFGDAVNNNECWKPITDYIDQQFEQYFRDESGLNRKNIQDNRVHCCLYFIPPFGHGLRPVDVEFMKALHEKVNVVPLIAKADCLMPVEVKKLKDRIREEIDKFGIKVYQFPDCDSDEDDEFKQQDKELKVSLLQYRAAEMNSQHIDSLGEKSMQRAE; the protein is encoded by the exons ATGACTCGTGGCTTGACTCGAGAGTTCTTGCCGTGTGTCCTCGGCTCCATCCGGACCGATCCCAACTTTGCTCGCTCCGGAAGAATCGGGACCCGAGCGCAGGATTCATTAAGGTCGGGTCGCTCCGTGGCGTCGCCGTGTGCCGTCCCCGCCGTACGGCTCCGTTCGGCTCTGGACCGACTCTGTCGTCCCACCGGTGCCTCTCTGTGTCCGCAGGAGAAGCAGTACGTGGGCTTCGCCACCCTCCCCAACCAGGTGCACAGGAAGTCGGTGAAGAAGGGCTTCGATTTCACCCTCATGGTGGCAG GGGAATCCGGCCTGGGGAAGTCCACTCTTGTGAACAGCCTGTTCCTCACGGACCTCTACAAGGATAGAAAGCTCCTGAACGCTGAGG AGCGCATCAACCAAACAGTGGAGATCATCAAACACACGGTGGACATTGAGGAGAAGGGTGTGAAGCTAAAACTGACCATCGTGGACACGCCCGGCTTTGGGGATGCCGTCAACAACAACGAGTG CTGGAAGCCGATCACCGACTACATCGACCAGCAGTTTGAACAGTACTTCCGCGACGAGAGCGGCCTCAACCGGAAGAACATCCAGGACAACCGTGTGCATTGCTGTCTCTACTTCATCCCACCATTCGGACACGG GCTGCGGCCGGTCGACGTGGAGTTCATGAAGGCCCTGCACGAGAAGGTCAACGTGGTGCCGCTCATTGCGAAGGCGGACTGCCTGATGCCTGTCGAAGTGAAAAAGCTCAAGGACAGG ATACGAGAAGAGATTGACAAATTTGGGATTAAGGTCTACCAGTTCCCTGACTGTGACTCCGATGAAGATGACGAGTTTAAGCAGCAGGACAAAGAGCTGAAG GTGTCACTCCTACAGTACAGGGCTGCGGAGATGAACTCGCAGCATATTGATTCACTAGGAGAAAAGTCGATGCAGAGAGCAGAGTGA